From a single Paenibacillus sp. FSL R5-0345 genomic region:
- a CDS encoding quinone oxidoreductase family protein, which produces MKAVIVDKFGSIENMKYADVEMPSINSNQILIRVQTTSVNFADIKARLGNKGEGKLPFILGLEASGIIEKIGNDVKSFYIGQRVLAFPHHGSYAEYVVADENLTFAIPDGIPFEIAGACGIVSFLSYKLLADIAKLQKGENILIHSASGGVGTTAIQIAKALGAKNIIGTVGNEEKIPMALNAGADHTICYANGEFAEKVNELTDGKGVDIILDSVGGDITAQSLKCLAPMGRLVIFGNSSGRYGQVQTNDLHASCRSVLGFSLGTIRKERPEILKDTAVQIFSLLENGQLDIKISARFPLSEASLAHQFVENRNSTGKVLLYLEN; this is translated from the coding sequence TTGAAAGCAGTTATTGTCGATAAGTTCGGTTCAATAGAGAATATGAAGTATGCAGATGTTGAGATGCCCTCAATAAACTCGAATCAAATCCTGATTCGTGTACAAACAACAAGTGTCAATTTTGCCGATATTAAAGCCAGATTGGGAAATAAGGGAGAAGGAAAACTACCATTTATACTAGGCTTAGAAGCATCCGGCATTATTGAAAAAATCGGCAATGATGTGAAGTCTTTTTATATAGGTCAACGCGTATTAGCTTTTCCTCATCATGGATCGTATGCAGAATATGTGGTTGCCGACGAGAACTTAACTTTCGCAATTCCTGATGGTATTCCTTTTGAGATTGCTGGGGCTTGTGGAATTGTATCTTTCTTATCCTACAAACTCCTAGCGGATATTGCTAAGTTGCAAAAAGGAGAAAATATTCTCATCCACTCTGCTTCTGGCGGGGTAGGAACTACTGCAATCCAAATAGCAAAAGCATTAGGTGCAAAAAATATAATTGGAACCGTAGGAAATGAAGAGAAAATACCCATGGCATTAAATGCAGGAGCAGACCATACGATTTGTTATGCAAATGGCGAGTTTGCTGAAAAGGTAAATGAATTAACAGATGGAAAAGGTGTAGACATCATCTTAGATTCAGTTGGTGGGGATATCACTGCACAGAGTTTGAAATGCCTTGCCCCTATGGGTCGCCTAGTTATATTCGGAAATTCTAGTGGCAGATATGGACAAGTACAAACCAATGACCTTCATGCAAGTTGCCGCTCCGTTCTTGGATTTAGTTTAGGAACTATTAGAAAAGAACGTCCTGAAATTTTAAAAGACACAGCCGTTCAAATCTTCAGCTTGTTAGAAAATGGACAGCTAGACATTAAAATTAGTGCAAGATTCCCTTTAAGCGAAGCATCCTTAGCACATCAATTCGTTGAAAATAGAAACAGCACTGGTAAGGTGTTACTTTATTTGGAGAACTAA
- a CDS encoding sensor histidine kinase, giving the protein MILLLPTFMVGIWEVVRHQFLMPYISMDLGNYLTPVLVFLVSLVLLVPLFSLMERNQRELEQERALKEAMKAREGLAKELHDGMAQSLFLLSVKIDRLEANRKNGEVSEESVNQIKKTVHEVNRYVRQAIANLKIPVSEQSSFSLEQSVKDQLAQMANEIMIEASLDWSLEDDALSPSEKSELLSCIREAIINVRKHTRAGLVSITGTGDEKSWRVVVADNGEGFRHDPFEGSGSYGLQIMKERVEGMGWKLRLISGDTGTQVEITKGDVSP; this is encoded by the coding sequence ATGATCCTGTTACTGCCAACGTTTATGGTAGGAATCTGGGAAGTCGTACGCCATCAGTTTCTAATGCCTTATATTTCAATGGATTTAGGGAACTACTTGACACCGGTTCTCGTGTTTTTAGTCAGTCTTGTATTACTCGTCCCATTGTTCTCTCTTATGGAGAGGAATCAGCGGGAGTTGGAGCAGGAACGTGCGCTTAAGGAAGCAATGAAGGCCCGGGAAGGTCTAGCCAAGGAATTGCATGACGGGATGGCGCAATCTTTATTCCTTTTATCTGTCAAAATCGACCGTCTAGAAGCAAACCGCAAGAACGGTGAAGTCAGTGAGGAAAGTGTGAATCAGATTAAAAAGACGGTCCATGAGGTGAACCGTTATGTGCGGCAAGCCATCGCTAATCTGAAGATTCCGGTCTCTGAGCAGAGTTCTTTTTCATTGGAACAGTCGGTAAAAGACCAGCTAGCCCAGATGGCTAATGAGATTATGATCGAAGCCTCGCTCGATTGGAGTCTGGAAGATGATGCGCTCTCTCCTTCGGAAAAATCAGAATTGTTATCCTGTATCCGTGAAGCGATCATTAATGTTCGTAAGCATACACGAGCGGGGCTGGTTTCAATTACTGGCACTGGCGATGAGAAGAGCTGGAGAGTAGTTGTTGCAGACAACGGAGAAGGATTTCGGCATGATCCATTTGAAGGGAGTGGCAGCTACGGACTTCAGATCATGAAGGAGCGTGTCGAGGGGATGGGATGGAAGCTTAGGCTGATATCCGGTGACACAGGCACCCAGGTTGAAATTACGAAGGGGGATGTCAGTCCATGA
- a CDS encoding LysR family transcriptional regulator, with product MDLKTIKTFQTIVISGSFNRAAEELNYAQSTVTMQMQRLESDLGCQLLERGKQISLTDAGRLFYEQSLHIVKDMERLQSQLADLKIGEAGNVRIGVTDPTASYRLPQLLSSFMTRFPKIKVSVEIAGTGALSELLLRGEIDMAVCSGPELGKELYFEPLFAEEFVLLMPEAHPLASKESITPEDLRDHRLLITAVNCPYRKKLESVLQESGGAPLDTMEIGSMTALKYFVESGLGVALVPEIVLKPALAGTVVRKLEGRVIDMTCGILCKLSDYPLKLASSRLYHFLKQELTSTRIF from the coding sequence ATGGATCTAAAAACAATAAAAACCTTTCAAACCATCGTGATTTCAGGAAGCTTTAACCGTGCAGCAGAAGAATTGAATTATGCCCAATCGACTGTTACGATGCAAATGCAGAGGCTTGAATCCGACTTAGGCTGTCAACTGCTTGAGCGTGGAAAACAAATTAGCTTAACCGATGCGGGTAGATTGTTTTATGAACAGAGCTTACATATTGTTAAGGATATGGAGCGGCTTCAGAGTCAGTTGGCTGATTTAAAAATAGGCGAGGCTGGCAACGTCCGCATAGGGGTAACGGATCCTACGGCGAGCTATCGGTTGCCGCAGCTGTTAAGCAGTTTTATGACGCGGTTTCCGAAAATAAAAGTTTCTGTGGAGATTGCGGGAACCGGAGCACTCAGTGAACTACTTTTGCGAGGCGAAATTGATATGGCAGTTTGTTCCGGACCAGAGCTGGGTAAGGAGCTTTATTTTGAACCCTTATTTGCAGAGGAATTTGTGTTACTTATGCCAGAAGCGCATCCCCTTGCTTCCAAGGAGAGTATCACGCCAGAGGATTTACGGGATCATCGATTACTTATAACGGCAGTGAACTGTCCTTATCGCAAAAAATTAGAAAGTGTGCTGCAGGAATCAGGCGGAGCACCATTAGATACTATGGAGATTGGTAGCATGACGGCTCTGAAATATTTTGTGGAAAGTGGTTTAGGTGTCGCTCTTGTCCCTGAGATTGTGCTGAAACCGGCACTTGCAGGAACGGTGGTACGGAAGCTGGAGGGAAGGGTGATTGATATGACCTGCGGTATCCTATGTAAACTTTCGGATTATCCACTCAAGCTTGCGAGCTCCAGATTGTATCATTTTTTAAAGCAGGAATTAACCTCGACAAGGATATTTTGA
- a CDS encoding CotH kinase family protein, translated as MKARGKSILLTLCCLLLVIAVAGCQNASPSATNESTSDNQEKVISSDEKNLDEQVFPKDKVVDVKITLDPDDFQDMLDNASAEEYKMASVEYNGIKFDNVAVRTKGNLSLRSVVQMTDSDRYSFKISFDEYVNQNLFGITKINLNNNYSDASYMREFLTYELAESVGLPTPKYSFVNVYVNDELKGFYLAVEQISDAYLERNFGNSYGALYKGVMTGQGSDLTWLGDDPSLYTGLVMKSDKSNDDILIDMLNELNNGTDYEKYIDVEESLKYIALNAVTANMDSYLGGNKQNYYLYEDDGVFSILPWDYNMAFGGMGSADVLIDEPTQGALAERPLIAKLLANDEYKAKYHEIVSEMINGYLADDTFQTRMDQLDMMISSYVKADPSAFYTFEQYEEGIKSVKTFMSNMAKNIQQQLDGTIPSSGDGSGSGMGGGMGGGGFGGGARNGAAAGATGAGQGANAASNGQVAGAETESTTTVDGATAPNAVSGQAATDGQAPQGAGGEPGAMGGPAIPDAGAGPGSNTQAAAGGQAPQGDLTNTNGQAAQGGQTNANGQAVQGGQDNTDGQAAQGGFNGGAGGEPGAMGGPTIPEGGNGPGGGGFGGGMPGGMGGGDFGGGGAMQQKGSTSEAITTGVAILLLLLTAIFVTFYKRKRL; from the coding sequence ATGAAAGCAAGAGGTAAGTCTATCCTGCTGACTCTTTGTTGCCTGCTGCTGGTCATCGCTGTAGCTGGGTGCCAGAACGCAAGTCCATCTGCAACAAACGAGTCAACATCTGATAATCAGGAGAAGGTCATTTCGAGCGATGAAAAAAATCTAGATGAGCAGGTCTTTCCTAAAGATAAGGTCGTGGATGTCAAAATCACCCTGGACCCGGACGATTTTCAGGATATGCTGGACAATGCCAGTGCTGAAGAATACAAAATGGCTTCTGTTGAGTATAACGGGATCAAATTCGATAACGTAGCCGTTCGAACCAAAGGAAATCTTAGCCTGAGAAGTGTAGTACAGATGACAGATTCTGATCGCTACAGCTTCAAAATCTCTTTTGATGAATATGTGAACCAGAATTTATTCGGCATCACTAAGATCAACCTAAATAACAATTACAGCGATGCTTCTTATATGCGTGAATTCCTGACCTATGAGCTCGCTGAGAGTGTCGGTCTCCCTACACCGAAATACTCCTTCGTCAATGTGTACGTCAACGATGAACTGAAGGGCTTCTACCTCGCGGTGGAACAGATCAGCGACGCTTATCTGGAACGTAACTTTGGGAACTCTTACGGTGCACTTTATAAAGGAGTAATGACTGGTCAAGGCAGTGACTTGACTTGGCTTGGTGATGATCCATCTCTCTATACTGGACTGGTAATGAAGTCGGATAAATCCAACGATGATATTCTGATCGATATGCTGAATGAGCTTAATAACGGCACCGATTATGAAAAATACATCGACGTAGAGGAGTCGCTGAAGTATATCGCTCTAAATGCGGTAACAGCTAATATGGACAGTTATCTAGGTGGTAATAAGCAAAATTATTACTTATATGAAGACGATGGGGTCTTCTCCATCCTGCCGTGGGATTATAATATGGCTTTTGGCGGCATGGGCAGCGCAGATGTGCTGATTGATGAGCCTACTCAAGGCGCACTGGCAGAACGGCCACTGATTGCCAAGCTGCTGGCTAATGATGAATATAAAGCGAAATATCACGAGATTGTCAGCGAGATGATTAATGGTTATCTAGCGGACGACACGTTCCAAACTCGGATGGACCAGCTGGACATGATGATTTCCAGCTATGTCAAAGCGGATCCTTCAGCTTTCTACACCTTCGAGCAATATGAAGAAGGGATTAAATCTGTTAAGACCTTCATGTCGAATATGGCGAAAAATATCCAGCAGCAGCTCGATGGCACCATCCCTTCCTCCGGTGACGGATCGGGAAGTGGTATGGGTGGCGGCATGGGCGGCGGCGGCTTTGGCGGTGGCGCTAGAAATGGTGCAGCTGCAGGTGCCACTGGTGCCGGACAAGGCGCGAACGCCGCGAGTAACGGGCAAGTGGCTGGCGCGGAGACCGAGAGCACTACCACTGTTGATGGCGCTACTGCGCCGAACGCCGTAAGCGGGCAAGCAGCTACTGATGGGCAGGCGCCTCAGGGTGCAGGCGGTGAGCCCGGCGCCATGGGCGGACCCGCTATTCCTGATGCCGGTGCAGGTCCTGGCAGTAACACGCAAGCAGCAGCTGGCGGTCAAGCGCCTCAGGGTGATCTGACCAACACTAACGGGCAGGCTGCTCAAGGTGGACAGACCAACGCCAACGGGCAGGCCGTTCAAGGTGGGCAAGACAACACTGACGGGCAAGCTGCTCAAGGCGGATTTAATGGAGGCGCAGGCGGTGAGCCTGGTGCCATGGGTGGTCCAACTATCCCTGAAGGCGGAAACGGTCCTGGCGGTGGCGGCTTTGGTGGCGGCATGCCTGGTGGTATGGGTGGAGGCGACTTTGGTGGCGGTGGGGCCATGCAGCAAAAAGGCAGCACGAGTGAAGCCATCACTACTGGGGTCGCAATCCTGCTTCTGCTACTAACCGCAATCTTTGTAACCTTCTATAAACGCAAACGGTTATAG
- a CDS encoding purple acid phosphatase family protein, translating into MKDYKFAIILGLVVIVLILVAVGMEWSKSGSSAKSSTPYDLVTTFKGDAGTSRAFTWYTNDSNTAGVLELVKGRSSSFANSDVLRVEADSSSIKTDNGTRGVHKAEVTGLEPGAMYSYRVGSGVEGEWSTVSEFTTEERGLDSATFINVTDSQGDSANDFKLWGKTLSKAFQTFPEAKFIVHNGDITENPEDSAGWDQFFGNVQSLISGIPLMPVTGNHDEVDGDATDFTSHFNLPDNGAKGSIAGTSYSFDYGPVHVSVLNTESNLKKQAEWLKQDLKGTDKEWKIVAMHRPAYGGNSYKKVEDWTDIFDAYEVDLVLQGHNHEYSRSYPLRAGKIIPEGENPVGAKKGTVYVVTNASAGKFNEKKEDQFYHAVHFQNYKQMFAGISVAGNTLTYQAYDVDGKMLDEFVLTH; encoded by the coding sequence ATGAAAGACTATAAATTCGCCATTATCCTAGGGCTAGTAGTGATTGTATTGATCTTGGTGGCTGTTGGGATGGAGTGGTCCAAATCCGGGAGCTCCGCGAAATCATCAACCCCGTATGATCTTGTTACCACCTTTAAAGGAGATGCTGGAACGAGTCGTGCTTTCACTTGGTATACTAACGATTCCAACACCGCAGGAGTTCTGGAGTTGGTCAAGGGACGGAGTTCTTCTTTTGCAAATTCGGATGTATTAAGGGTAGAAGCAGATAGTAGCTCAATAAAAACAGACAATGGTACTAGAGGTGTTCATAAAGCGGAGGTTACGGGACTTGAGCCGGGGGCAATGTATTCTTACAGAGTGGGTAGCGGTGTTGAGGGGGAATGGAGTACAGTTTCGGAATTCACCACGGAAGAGAGAGGACTAGACAGTGCTACATTTATCAACGTTACGGATTCCCAAGGGGATAGTGCGAATGATTTTAAACTGTGGGGGAAGACATTGAGCAAGGCTTTTCAGACCTTTCCAGAGGCCAAGTTTATTGTTCATAATGGTGACATAACGGAGAACCCGGAGGATTCGGCGGGCTGGGATCAATTTTTTGGGAACGTGCAAAGCTTGATTTCTGGAATACCCTTAATGCCTGTTACAGGAAATCATGATGAGGTGGATGGCGATGCGACAGACTTTACTTCCCATTTCAACCTGCCTGATAACGGGGCAAAGGGTTCCATTGCAGGCACTTCTTATTCTTTCGATTATGGTCCTGTGCATGTATCTGTATTGAATACGGAGAGTAATTTAAAAAAGCAAGCCGAGTGGCTGAAGCAAGATTTAAAGGGCACGGATAAGGAATGGAAGATCGTTGCGATGCACCGTCCGGCTTACGGGGGGAATTCATATAAGAAGGTTGAAGATTGGACGGATATTTTTGACGCGTATGAGGTTGATTTGGTACTACAGGGTCATAATCATGAGTACTCCAGATCCTACCCGTTACGGGCTGGAAAAATCATTCCTGAAGGTGAGAATCCGGTAGGTGCTAAAAAAGGTACGGTATATGTGGTAACCAATGCTTCTGCTGGGAAGTTTAATGAGAAAAAAGAAGATCAGTTCTATCATGCGGTGCATTTTCAAAACTACAAGCAAATGTTCGCAGGGATTAGTGTTGCCGGTAATACTCTGACCTATCAGGCTTATGATGTGGATGGGAAGATGCTGGATGAATTTGTGCTCACGCATTAA
- the cysK gene encoding cysteine synthase A, with translation MTPLVVNNITELIGNTPVVRLNRLTTPQDAELYVKLERFNPSGSVKDRAAYNLVLQAELDGLLKPGGTIIEPTSGNTGIGLAMNAAAKGYKAILVMPDNMTKERINILKAYGAEVVLTPAAERMPGAIAKAIELGKEVANSFIPQQFENKANPDIHRTTTALEIMEQMEGKLDVFVASSGTGGTITGTGEVLREQLPDIRILVVEPQGSPVLSGGKPGPHKLVGTSPGFIPAILNTKVYDEIVQVSDEDALNTVRMLAAQEGILLGPSGGAAVWTALQEARRLGAGKRVLCIAPDAGERYLSMGIF, from the coding sequence ATGACACCCCTTGTTGTTAACAATATAACAGAGCTTATTGGGAATACACCGGTTGTGCGGCTGAATCGGTTGACCACACCCCAAGATGCAGAACTATATGTGAAGCTGGAACGCTTCAATCCCAGTGGCAGTGTAAAGGATAGAGCAGCTTATAATCTGGTCCTGCAAGCGGAACTAGACGGGCTGCTGAAACCTGGAGGAACCATTATTGAGCCGACAAGCGGAAATACAGGCATTGGATTGGCTATGAATGCCGCTGCAAAAGGCTATAAAGCGATTCTTGTCATGCCTGACAATATGACGAAGGAACGAATCAATATTCTAAAAGCTTATGGAGCTGAAGTTGTGTTGACTCCTGCAGCGGAGCGGATGCCGGGGGCTATAGCAAAAGCAATCGAGCTAGGGAAAGAAGTGGCGAATAGCTTTATTCCACAGCAATTCGAGAATAAAGCGAATCCTGACATTCACCGAACAACGACAGCTCTTGAAATTATGGAGCAAATGGAAGGGAAGCTGGACGTGTTCGTTGCATCTTCGGGAACAGGAGGCACAATTACTGGAACTGGGGAAGTGTTGCGTGAGCAGCTTCCGGATATTCGTATTCTTGTTGTTGAACCGCAAGGCTCGCCAGTGTTATCCGGTGGAAAGCCCGGACCGCATAAGCTGGTTGGAACCAGTCCGGGCTTTATACCCGCCATTCTGAATACGAAGGTCTATGATGAAATTGTTCAAGTTTCGGATGAAGATGCACTGAATACCGTGAGAATGCTGGCAGCACAGGAAGGGATTCTGCTTGGCCCATCAGGTGGCGCCGCAGTATGGACAGCATTGCAGGAAGCACGGCGCCTCGGGGCCGGCAAGCGAGTGCTATGTATTGCACCTGATGCGGGGGAACGTTACCTGAGCATGGGAATATTCTAA
- a CDS encoding response regulator has protein sequence MSRYRVLVVDDHAHAREAMCEILSMDDSFEVIGVVESGAEAIAFTAQWMPDLILIDIQMPVMDGLETTRRIKQEYPYVKIVIVTVSDEISHLLEALKQGAQGYLLKNLAPSTWIQYLQAIVNEEAPLSRELAFQILKEFTVPSVTDEGESLTAREKEILSCVSSGSKNKEIAVSLGISEHTVKNHLKNILQKLQLQNRTQLTRYALEQGLASRKRDFPKEI, from the coding sequence ATGAGCCGATACCGAGTTTTAGTTGTGGATGATCATGCGCATGCGCGTGAAGCGATGTGTGAGATTTTGTCCATGGATGATAGTTTTGAGGTTATTGGTGTGGTGGAGAGTGGTGCTGAGGCGATCGCTTTCACAGCGCAATGGATGCCTGATCTCATTCTAATCGATATTCAGATGCCGGTGATGGACGGGCTAGAGACGACTCGCCGGATCAAGCAGGAATATCCCTATGTCAAAATCGTTATCGTTACGGTATCGGATGAGATTTCCCATCTCCTCGAAGCGCTGAAGCAAGGAGCACAGGGGTATTTGCTAAAGAATCTGGCACCTTCCACCTGGATTCAATATTTGCAGGCTATTGTTAATGAAGAAGCACCGCTTAGTCGGGAGCTGGCTTTTCAAATCTTGAAGGAGTTCACCGTGCCCTCTGTAACAGATGAAGGGGAGTCGTTGACGGCAAGAGAGAAAGAAATTTTAAGCTGTGTATCTTCTGGATCCAAGAACAAGGAGATTGCCGTGAGCTTGGGGATTTCGGAGCATACCGTAAAAAATCATCTGAAGAACATCCTCCAAAAGCTTCAACTCCAAAATCGAACACAGTTGACGCGTTATGCCTTGGAACAAGGGCTTGCTTCGCGTAAACGGGATTTTCCCAAGGAGATATAG
- a CDS encoding DUF4956 domain-containing protein — protein sequence MNASLATLAATATTDTTTNTFTDIIKSSVIDNFVSDISISKMLITLGVAFLIGYFIYLLYKRVFSGVLYSKSFNVSLIGMTMITATVIIAINSNLVLSLGMVGALSIVRFRTPIKDPTDLIFLFWAAVAGIVTGAGFFTLAIVGSIIIGLILFLFIKHSSIETPYLLVINCDGDESEREVHNHITNSVKRYNVKQKTVSANNIELTLELRLDDKVGGFVNTVSDLKGVKNALLISYSGDYVS from the coding sequence ATGAATGCATCACTAGCAACGCTAGCAGCAACCGCAACAACAGATACAACCACAAATACTTTTACAGATATTATTAAAAGCTCGGTGATCGACAACTTTGTATCCGACATAAGCATCTCGAAGATGCTCATCACCTTGGGGGTAGCTTTCCTAATCGGATATTTCATTTATCTTCTCTACAAACGTGTTTTTAGCGGAGTGTTATATTCCAAAAGCTTCAACGTCTCGCTCATAGGCATGACCATGATTACTGCCACTGTTATTATCGCGATCAATTCTAACCTTGTGCTGTCCCTCGGTATGGTCGGTGCATTGTCTATCGTTCGTTTCAGAACGCCTATTAAAGATCCAACTGATTTGATCTTTTTGTTCTGGGCAGCAGTCGCAGGCATCGTAACCGGAGCAGGCTTCTTCACTTTAGCAATTGTTGGTTCAATCATCATCGGTCTAATTCTGTTCCTGTTCATCAAACATTCTTCTATCGAAACTCCATACTTGCTAGTTATTAACTGTGATGGTGATGAAAGTGAACGCGAAGTACACAACCATATCACCAACTCAGTAAAACGCTATAATGTAAAGCAGAAAACCGTTTCCGCAAACAATATTGAATTGACACTGGAGCTTCGTCTGGATGATAAAGTAGGTGGCTTTGTCAATACAGTCTCCGATCTAAAAGGAGTCAAAAATGCACTTCTAATCAGCTATAGCGGCGACTATGTATCCTAA
- a CDS encoding SDR family NAD(P)-dependent oxidoreductase, producing MVLNNKVALVTGGGTGIGKAVSLELARRGARVAVNYSKSEVEAKETVNMIVNQGGQAIAVQADVSKDQEVRSMVNLIIQHFGTVDLLVNNASITKHIALGDLEKATEEVWDELYDVNVKGMFFCARAVAPYMNKSTSGAIVNLGSIAGQTGLGSSLPYAVSKAAVHGLTKSLAHALAPNIRVNCVAPGAVATRWWSGREEQMHKLAPNLLLRRISSTEDIAQFVCSTLEQEAMTGQIITVDSGQTL from the coding sequence ATGGTTCTTAACAATAAAGTAGCATTAGTAACTGGTGGAGGTACTGGAATTGGCAAGGCTGTAAGCTTGGAATTAGCCCGACGCGGAGCCCGTGTGGCAGTGAACTATTCTAAATCCGAGGTAGAGGCCAAAGAAACGGTGAATATGATTGTAAATCAAGGGGGGCAAGCCATAGCAGTACAAGCTGATGTTTCTAAGGATCAGGAAGTACGGAGTATGGTGAATTTGATCATTCAGCATTTTGGAACGGTAGATCTGCTGGTGAATAACGCTAGTATTACTAAACATATTGCGCTAGGTGATCTGGAAAAAGCTACGGAAGAGGTATGGGATGAACTCTATGATGTAAATGTGAAAGGCATGTTCTTCTGCGCCAGAGCAGTGGCGCCGTATATGAACAAAAGTACGTCAGGCGCCATCGTCAATCTTGGCAGTATCGCCGGACAAACTGGCTTAGGCTCTTCCCTTCCTTACGCGGTCTCCAAAGCTGCTGTTCATGGTCTTACGAAATCTTTAGCCCACGCCCTGGCTCCTAATATTAGAGTTAACTGTGTCGCTCCGGGAGCTGTTGCTACCAGATGGTGGTCTGGTCGAGAAGAACAAATGCATAAATTAGCGCCTAATTTACTGCTCCGGCGTATTTCATCCACTGAGGATATCGCTCAATTCGTCTGCTCAACACTGGAACAGGAAGCAATGACCGGACAGATCATCACGGTAGATAGTGGTCAAACGTTATAA
- a CDS encoding polyphosphate polymerase domain-containing protein, whose product MSNKLQFRHELKFFINYHQYLILRQRLQSLIDTDEHANESGEYHIRSLYFDDINNSALADKLGGLRERAKYRIRIYNIQDNIIHFEKKIKMDDYIAKIKEPLTRQMYDEIMAGNYEVLNVPDSPLFMELYHQMRHNLLRPKVIVDYVREPYVCQNGNVRITFDKELRTGLHSTDIFDKDLHPIRAIDENFIIFEVKFDEYIPEYIKIALQLEGLNRQSASKYVICRKFLKTNTWEDY is encoded by the coding sequence ATGAGTAACAAGCTTCAATTCCGGCATGAGCTGAAATTCTTCATTAACTATCATCAATACCTTATATTGCGCCAGCGATTGCAGAGCTTGATTGATACAGACGAGCACGCCAATGAGAGTGGCGAATATCATATTCGCAGTTTATATTTTGACGACATCAACAACTCGGCGCTTGCCGACAAACTCGGTGGTCTCAGAGAACGCGCCAAATACCGTATTCGCATCTACAACATTCAAGACAACATTATTCACTTTGAGAAAAAAATCAAAATGGACGATTATATCGCCAAAATCAAAGAGCCGCTGACCCGTCAAATGTACGACGAGATCATGGCAGGCAACTATGAGGTCCTGAATGTCCCGGACAGTCCGCTGTTCATGGAACTATACCATCAGATGCGTCACAACCTACTGCGGCCTAAGGTCATCGTCGATTACGTTCGTGAGCCTTATGTTTGTCAGAACGGTAACGTGCGGATTACATTCGATAAGGAATTACGTACCGGTCTGCATTCGACGGATATTTTTGATAAGGATTTACATCCGATTCGAGCGATTGATGAGAACTTCATTATTTTTGAAGTGAAATTCGATGAGTACATTCCGGAGTACATTAAAATTGCGCTGCAGTTAGAAGGGTTGAACAGACAGTCCGCTTCAAAATATGTAATCTGCCGCAAATTCTTAAAAACCAACACTTGGGAGGATTATTGA
- a CDS encoding DUF1775 domain-containing protein produces the protein MNRLSRKIMTLFAPAAATLLLFAAVASAHVTVAPAQSSTGAWETYTLKVPSEKDVATVQVDLRVPAGAEFKQYEATPGWDVTIEGNKVSWIANGEGIQKGQFQRFYFTAKNPDAAGDIAWDAYQHYADGSLVQWSGEAGTENPHSVTSIVQAAAGDEHSHGASAVGDSMSMEEHNAIMKDEEKSNSVNPMVYIAVGISLLAFLIAAISILRGRKE, from the coding sequence ATGAACAGATTATCTCGCAAAATAATGACTTTATTCGCACCAGCTGCCGCCACACTATTGTTGTTTGCAGCCGTAGCTAGTGCGCACGTAACTGTGGCACCAGCACAATCCAGTACCGGAGCATGGGAGACCTACACGCTTAAGGTTCCTTCGGAAAAAGATGTGGCAACTGTACAAGTTGATCTGCGCGTTCCAGCAGGTGCAGAGTTTAAACAATATGAGGCTACACCCGGATGGGATGTTACCATTGAAGGGAATAAGGTTAGCTGGATAGCTAATGGTGAGGGCATTCAGAAGGGGCAATTCCAACGCTTCTATTTTACGGCCAAGAACCCTGATGCCGCTGGCGACATTGCATGGGATGCTTATCAGCACTATGCCGATGGAAGCTTGGTGCAATGGTCCGGCGAGGCCGGAACAGAGAATCCACACTCTGTGACCTCGATTGTGCAAGCCGCAGCAGGGGATGAACATTCTCACGGTGCTAGTGCCGTGGGAGATTCCATGAGTATGGAAGAGCACAACGCTATCATGAAAGATGAAGAGAAGTCAAACAGTGTCAACCCAATGGTCTATATCGCAGTCGGGATATCATTACTAGCTTTTTTAATAGCGGCCATTAGTATATTACGTGGGCGGAAAGAGTAA